In Myxococcales bacterium, the following proteins share a genomic window:
- the frr gene encoding ribosome recycling factor: MIAQITTEAEAGMNKAIEAFKRDLQKVRTGRASTSMLDGVRVDYYGTPTPINQVASVTVVDARLITVKPWEKSMIAAIDKAIRASDLNLNPVADSDQVRLPIPPLTQDRRKDLVKQVKKMTEDARVAVRAARRDANDMIKEAEKDKAITEDERKAGEKKIQDITDKFIATVDETATAKEAEIMEL; the protein is encoded by the coding sequence ATGATCGCACAAATTACCACCGAGGCTGAAGCTGGCATGAACAAGGCGATCGAGGCCTTTAAGCGCGACTTGCAAAAAGTTCGCACCGGCCGCGCCTCGACCTCGATGCTCGATGGCGTGCGGGTGGATTACTACGGCACGCCGACGCCGATCAATCAAGTGGCCAGCGTGACGGTGGTCGACGCACGCCTCATCACGGTCAAGCCGTGGGAGAAATCGATGATCGCGGCGATCGACAAGGCCATTCGAGCGAGCGATTTGAATCTAAATCCTGTCGCCGACTCCGACCAGGTGCGCCTGCCAATTCCACCGCTGACGCAAGACCGCCGCAAAGATTTAGTCAAGCAGGTCAAGAAGATGACCGAAGACGCGCGGGTCGCGGTGCGCGCGGCGCGGCGCGATGCCAACGACATGATCAAGGAAGCCGAAAAAGACAAGGCCATCACCGAAGACGAGCGCAAGGCCGGTGAAAAAAAGATTCAGGACATCACGGATAAGTTCATCGCCACGGTGGACGAAACCGCAACGGCCAAAGAAGCCGAAATCATGGAGTTATAG
- a CDS encoding UMP kinase, whose amino-acid sequence MSLPGSTPSKSSSKPAFRRILLKLSGEALMGPQGYGISTEVLGVIAQEIADAASTGVQVAVVVGGGNIFRGVSDSAKGMDRSTADYVGMLATVMNAVSLQDAVEKRGQATRVQSAIEMSALAEPYIRRRAIRHLEKGRVVIFGAGTGNPFFTTDTAAALRAMEIGADVVMKATKVDGVYDSDPRKNPGARLYKTVSYTDALQKDLKVMDSTAFALCRDNKLPIIVFDMTKAGNIARVIAGEAVGTRIVGDDEPSQFANV is encoded by the coding sequence ATGTCACTGCCCGGTTCGACGCCCTCTAAATCATCGTCTAAGCCTGCGTTTCGGCGCATCTTATTGAAGTTATCCGGCGAAGCGCTCATGGGGCCGCAGGGCTATGGCATTAGCACCGAGGTCTTAGGCGTTATCGCCCAGGAAATCGCAGATGCGGCCTCAACTGGCGTTCAGGTGGCAGTGGTGGTCGGCGGCGGCAATATATTTCGCGGCGTGTCGGACTCTGCCAAGGGCATGGATCGTTCGACCGCCGACTATGTTGGCATGCTCGCGACCGTCATGAATGCGGTGTCGCTGCAAGACGCCGTCGAAAAACGCGGCCAAGCCACGCGCGTGCAATCGGCCATTGAAATGTCGGCGCTAGCCGAGCCCTACATTCGCCGCCGCGCGATACGCCATCTCGAGAAGGGCCGCGTCGTCATTTTTGGCGCTGGCACCGGCAACCCATTTTTTACCACCGACACCGCGGCGGCGTTACGCGCGATGGAAATTGGCGCCGATGTCGTCATGAAGGCGACCAAGGTCGATGGCGTGTACGACTCCGACCCGCGCAAGAATCCCGGCGCTCGCCTTTATAAGACCGTCAGCTATACCGACGCACTGCAAAAAGATCTCAAGGTGATGGACTCAACGGCCTTTGCGCTGTGCCGCGACAACAAGCTGCCCATCATTGTGTTTGATATGACTAAGGCCGGCAACATCGCGCGCGTGATCGCGGGCGAGGCCGTCGGCACCCGCATCGTCGGCGACGACGAGCCGTCACAATTCGCAAACGTTTAG
- a CDS encoding NAD-dependent epimerase/dehydratase family protein yields MKVLITGAGGQIGRDLIKAYAAEGATIIATDARLPEAAVAVASWHRLDVTEAAAVEQAFAEHKPDLVVHLAAILSATGETNHIAAYNVNQTGTWNVLEAARKTGAPRVLFTSTIAVFGPGLPDPTPDDVPLRPTTMYGVTKVAGELLCDYFRGKFGLDVRGVRFPGLISGSKPGGGSSDYAVHIYYDGVRTGRYQAFCRADTRIPLMYMPDGVRALRELAAAPRERLSRAIYNIAAFSPRADEIAASAATAIAGLDVTFVPDPMRQAILDSWPRALDDSLARREWGWAPRYDLAAMTRELVAELRQTLATSSQNK; encoded by the coding sequence ATGAAGGTGCTCATCACTGGCGCGGGTGGCCAAATTGGTCGCGATTTGATCAAGGCCTATGCGGCAGAGGGCGCGACGATCATTGCGACCGACGCACGCTTGCCTGAAGCGGCGGTGGCGGTGGCGTCTTGGCATCGCTTGGATGTTACCGAGGCAGCCGCGGTCGAGCAGGCATTTGCCGAGCACAAGCCGGATCTTGTGGTGCACCTCGCGGCGATCTTAAGCGCCACCGGTGAAACCAATCACATCGCCGCCTACAACGTAAATCAAACCGGCACCTGGAACGTATTGGAAGCGGCGCGCAAGACCGGCGCGCCGCGCGTGCTGTTTACGTCGACCATCGCGGTGTTTGGTCCGGGTCTGCCAGACCCAACGCCCGACGATGTGCCGCTGCGTCCAACCACCATGTATGGCGTGACCAAGGTCGCGGGCGAGCTTTTGTGCGATTACTTCCGCGGCAAGTTTGGGCTAGACGTGCGCGGGGTGCGCTTTCCGGGGCTTATTTCGGGCAGCAAGCCGGGCGGCGGCTCGAGCGATTATGCGGTGCATATTTATTACGACGGCGTGCGCACGGGGCGCTATCAGGCGTTCTGCCGCGCCGACACGAGAATTCCGCTGATGTATATGCCCGATGGCGTGCGCGCGCTGCGCGAGCTAGCGGCGGCTCCGCGAGAGCGGTTGTCGCGAGCGATCTATAATATTGCCGCGTTCTCGCCGCGAGCCGATGAAATCGCCGCCAGCGCGGCGACCGCGATTGCCGGCCTTGACGTGACGTTTGTGCCCGACCCGATGCGGCAAGCCATCTTGGATTCTTGGCCGCGCGCGCTCGATGACAGTTTAGCGCGCCGCGAGTGGGGCTGGGCGCCGCGCTATGACCTAGCCGCGATGACCCGCGAGCTGGTCGCCGAGCTGCGCCAGACGCTCGCAACCTCGTCGCAAAACAAATAG